The region ataaaaaaacatagacatgtgcatatatatataatattcattagaaaaatatataaatacatacatgtacatatatacagaattaaaaaaaattgaaactaaatataaaagtatatatatgtatataaaagtcaggaagtaaaaaaaaataaaaacatatgtataaaatatataagcatacgtatactatatataaaacaatatatatattacataaaaacaATGCATGCgcatgaatataaaaaataataataataataaataatgatacaagattaatatgccacataatagtattaataatattaaaataaataatttaataaaaaaactaaaataacaaatagatgattaaatagcatcaatagtcaaagaccaatgaatttaaaacaaagagtataaaaaaatataaggcaaaataaaatgtaaacaaatttgaaaataatgaatttgaaaatgaataaaaaggggaaaagagattcgaaatcaacaatatacaaatcaataaataaattatacacaagtcaacaaaataagaacaagccacagaaaataacaacgcaagagagagagaaatttgagtgaatactcttaggaattattattactcccaacTCAAGTTCcccttttacaatgaagggagaggcctctatttatagttgagcctccccaaatccaacggtacagatcaattacatcaatggctaagattaaagggtatctataaattaaatctctaagattacaaaataatatattctaagattacatatcatttctaagattgcatatcatatctaagattgcatatccttgaagattatgttttcataagcttgtagatggaccttcaacattttcaaataatgggccattctgatcgggccaaatgatataattttgtactaCTTGGACTTTGTTtcattattttgggttttttttgtgagcccgggctaaattggcctattacattGTCATTTTGCTATTTAATCTCGAGAAAAGAAGAACAAGTCTCGAGACcattagaataaaatttatcttattgTTCGTATAAGCCTTAATGTCTCAAGACATTCCATGTTAGTCTCGATACAATTGTACATCAAAGCTAAACTAGTTTTGTCCTGTTTCAAGTCTCAAGACAGAAACCCCTTATCTCGAAACATCCAAACATCAAAGCAAAAATAGAGAAACAGGGGAGGCTTGTATCAAGTCTCGAGACTTGAATAGCCATGTCTTGagacataaattttaatatatcaaaacGTGTCATTATCAtagtaaaaattctaaaaataaaatatagattgTCTCGAGACATCATGCTGGAATTTTATGAATAGAATTTGCATCTTACTAAACACATCAAGGTAATAAATTTTGAACGAAAACATTAACGTTTTTAAGTACTCAactattattttcaaataaaaaaaaagtgagagTACTCAACTTTTAACCTTTTAAATACagggatcaaattataaagttcATTAAAATACAAGGACTGGAGAAATATTTTAACCATTATATTATGTGAATCTTCCTCATCGCTTCTGATATAAAAAATGTCTTCAGCCCGTACGGATATCACATTTTGAACACTGAGGACGTAAGCTACTTGGTCAGTGCCGTCGCCGTTTGTGGTTTCGTTTCAAGCTCGTCTCTTATATCCACTTTGCTTCATTTCAAGATATGGGTAAGCTTCATTCTTCGTTAATTTTCCGTTCAATTGTTAATGGCGGAAGGAATCCTTCTAAATTCCACTCTTCTTATTCTTTTAACACCATTGCTTCCCATGTAAGGGAAAAGCAAAAAAAGCATGATAGTTTGGATAATGTTGATGatgctttttttttgtttaataagaTGATTCACAAGTACCCAATGCCTTCTGTTGTGGAATTCAACAAATTATTAGGAGCCATTGTTCGAATGAAACTTTATGGCATTGTTGTTTCGATGTGTAGCCAGATGGAACTATTCGGAGTTTCCCATGATGTTTATACTTTGAGCATCTTGATTAATTGTTTCTGTCAATTAGGTCAAATTGATTTTGGGTTTTCTATTTTGGGGAAAATGCTGAAGTTAGGTGTTGAACCTACTGTTGTAACTTTTTCCACTTTGATTAATGGACTTTGTAATCAAAGTAAGATTTCTCAAGCTGTGAGTTTGTTTGATGAAATGATTGGAAGAGGGTATCAACCTGATTTAATTGTTTGCAGTACCATGCTTAATGGGTTGTGTAAGACCGAGAATACCGATCGAGCTGTTAGGTTTCTAAGGATGATAGAAGAAAGAGGTTTTGAACCCAATATTGTAGCATATAATACTGTTATTGACTGTCTTTGTAAGAATAGTTTACTAAAAGAGGCTTTCGATCTCTTCTCCGAAGTGAAGGATAAGGGCATTAGACCAAATATCGTTAGTTATAATTGCTTAATTCATGCTACTTGTAAATTGGGTCAGCAAAAGGAGACAAGGCAACTTTTGAATGAAATGGTGGATAACaatatttcatgtgatattgtcACATATAATATATTGATCGATGCACATTGTAAGGAGGGGATGATTTATAAAGCTGTAGATATTGTTGATACAATGGTGAAGCAAGGCATTGAACCTAATATTGTCACgtataatatatttattgatgcatatTGCAAGGAGGGGATGGTTTCTAAAGCTGTAGAAACCATTGACAGAATGAGAAAGCAAGGCATTGAGCCTAATGTTATCACGTATAATATATTAGTTTATGCATATTTTAACAAGGCAATGGTTTCT is a window of Gossypium hirsutum isolate 1008001.06 chromosome D08, Gossypium_hirsutum_v2.1, whole genome shotgun sequence DNA encoding:
- the LOC107899130 gene encoding pentatricopeptide repeat-containing protein At1g63330, which translates into the protein MIHKYPMPSVVEFNKLLGAIVRMKLYGIVVSMCSQMELFGVSHDVYTLSILINCFCQLGQIDFGFSILGKMLKLGVEPTVVTFSTLINGLCNQSKISQAVSLFDEMIGRGYQPDLIVCSTMLNGLCKTENTDRAVRFLRMIEERGFEPNIVAYNTVIDCLCKNSLLKEAFDLFSEVKDKGIRPNIVSYNCLIHATCKLGQQKETRQLLNEMVDNNISCDIVTYNILIDAHCKEGMIYKAVDIVDTMVKQGIEPNIVTYNIFIDAYCKEGMVSKAVETIDRMRKQGIEPNVITYNILVYAYFNKAMVSEAEDIVDTMIKQDIEPDVVTYNAIINGHCLQNQMGKAKRVFSLMIEKGCAPDILSYNIMINGYCKSKRLDEAMELFHQIAQNGPIPDTVTYNTLMQGMCQFGRVIAACELFKTMLASGPVPNLVTCLILLDGLCTRGKLEVALKLFRAMQNSRLKLNVASYNILIDGLCKAGNIEVGKELFHKLSVNGLKPNVYTYAIMINGFCRDGLPDEAYQLFRSMEDNDCLPDSFCYNVMIQGFLRNGYTLKATQLLSEMVGKGFSANLCTATLILDLILRSNNSILV